Proteins encoded by one window of Lycium barbarum isolate Lr01 chromosome 11, ASM1917538v2, whole genome shotgun sequence:
- the LOC132619538 gene encoding cell differentiation protein rcd1-like: protein MATIDITLTSSPSLNLPDSPFTDTTLTLSPSLFNTSSSPSSAVVTQQTPLDLDAATANQLVLLFHDVNLREEVVDQLIKKRDTCENLALLLWNTFNVAYILLQEVTVVYRKLSPSKLSPRESTRACKALALFQVMANYPETRRGLIEARIPYYFYPFLKTNGNDDQPLEYLRLTSLGVLGSLTTFDDPYGSDVLTFFMESQVVPLCLGCMDLGDELSSMVATLMVMKMLMQEAGMTYCCASAHRFYSIVQVLYRVVEKLSEKPCLLHLKYVIRCYLSYSVVLKFVCSCDASRRQVPPQLFDNTFKGILRVSSYAFFLYTYL from the exons ATGGCG ACTATAGATATCACATTGACATCATCGCCATCGTTAAATCTGCCAGATTCACCATTTACAGATACTACATTGACATTATCGCCATCGTTGTTCAacacttcttcttctccttcttctgctGTGGTTACACAGCAAACTCCTCTTGACTTAGATGCTGCAACTGCAAATCAGTTGGTGTTGTTATTCCATGATGTTAATCTCCGTGAAGAGGTTGTCGATCAACTCATCAAG AAGCGAGATACATGCGAAAATCTTGCTCTTCTGTTGTGGAACACCTTCAATGTAGCTTACATACTTTTGCAG GAAGTCACAGTAGTATACCGGAAGTTGTCACCCTCAAAGTTATCTCCGAGGGAGTCAACTCGAGCATGTAAAGCCCTTGCTTTGTTTCAG GTTATGGCCAATTACCCAGAAACAAGAAGGGGGCTCATAGAAG CTCGAATACCGTATTATTTCTACCCATTTCTCAAGACTAATGGAAATGATGACCAGCCTTTGGAGTATTTGAGGCTCACCAGCTTGGGCGTTCTCGGTTCCCTAACAACG TTTGATGATCCATATGGATCAGATGTCCTTACTTTTTTCATGGAATCGCAAGTGGTTCCTTTGTGCCTGGGGTGCATGGATCTAGGTGATGAACTGTCATCGATG GTTGCAACCCTCATGGTTATGAAAATGTTGATGCAAGAGGCAGGAATGACCTATTGTTGTGCTTCTGCTCATCGCTTCTACTCGATAGTACAGGTCTTGTACCGAGTGGTAGAGAAACTGTCTGAAAAACCTTGTTTACTGCATCTGAAATATGTGATACGATGTTATCTTAGTTATTCAGTGGTGTTAAAGTTCGTTTG CTCATGTGATGCATCGAGAAGACAAGTTCCTCCCCAATTGTTTGACAACACTTTTAAGGGCATTCTTCGTGTTAGTTCATATGCTTTCTTTTTATATACATACTTATAA
- the LOC132617019 gene encoding cellulose synthase-like protein H1 has translation MAPKTPSLPLCEVKYRKNIISRGIELFILFLLFSLLAYRFISLKYHGFHWLLAVICESWFTFLWIITISTKWSQVEPKTYPRRLLEWTSEFPAVDMFVTTADPVLEPPLITINTVLSLLAVDYPANKLACYVSDDGGSIVTYYSLVEASKFAKLWVPFCKKYNISLRAPFRYFSGNSSPPQDSSQEFLEDWKRMKEKYKQLCEKIEDASSQEPEACDFAGDFAVFSNIERKNHPTIIKVIWENKEGLADDLPHLVYISREKRPKHPHHFKAGAMNVLTRVSGVMTNAPFMLNVDCDMYANNPQVVLHAMCYFLGAKDEKDCGFVQFPQYFYDGLKEDPYGNQLKVFHEYLGRGIGGIQGPFYQGTGCFHRRKVIYGLSPDDKISAGELKDEYLQKIYGKSEKLSASVAKTLSGGENIIEQVNSNSLSSSIEIAHQVGSCGYDFGTGWGQKLGWLYGTATEDVLTGLFIQGKGWRSAYCIPDPPAFLGCAPSGGPASMIQQKRWSTGLFEILFCSKSPIIGTIFGKLELRQCMAYLYIHLWALRSIFEVCYAILPAYCLITNSRFLPKASESSMVIPTSIFIIYNLYGLSEYVRANEPIEAWLNNQRMWRVNAMTAWLFGILSGITKLLGLSETAFEVTKKDQGNDGDDTDNSNIGRFTFDESPVFVPGTAILLLNLGSLFIGVIDFKKGNLEWGLGEVICIMWVLFMFWAFLKGLFAKGKYGIPTPTILKSGALALLLIHLFKLPINCK, from the exons ATGGCGCCCAAAACACCTTCTCTTCCTCTTTGTGAAGTAAAGTATCGAAAAAACATAATATCAAGAGGAATAGAACTCTTCATCCTTTTCCTTTTGTTCTCACTCTTGGCTTATAGATTCATCTCTCTAAAATACCATGGTTTCCATTGGTTATTGGCTGTTATATGTGAGTCGTGGTTCACTTTCCTTTGGATTATCACCATCAGCACAAAATGGAGTCAAGTTGAACCAAAAACATATCCTCGACGCCTTTTGGAATG GACCTCGGAGTTTCCTGCCGTGGACATGTTTGTTACCACTGCAGATCCCGTCCTAGAACCGCCTCTTATAACCATAAACACGGTGTTATCATTGTTAGCAGTGGATTATCCGGCTAATAAGCTAGCTTGTTATGTCTCGGACGATGGTGGATCAATTGTAACCTATTATTCACTTGTTGAAGCATCAAAATTTGCTAAGCTTTGGGTTCCTTTTTGTAAGAAGTATAATATTTCCCTTAGAGCCCCTTTTCGATATTTTAGTGGTAACTCATCACCACCACAAGATAGTTCACAAGAATTCCTAGAAGACTGGAAGAGAATGAAG GAAAAGTATAAACAGCTGTGTGAAAAGATAGAAGATGCTAGCAGTCAAGAACCAGAGGCATGTGATTTTGCAGGAGATTTTGCTGTTTTCTCAAATATCGAACGCAAAAATCATCCAACCATtataaag GTAATATGGGAGAACAAGGAGGGTCTTGCTGATGATTTGCCTCATCTTGTGTACATCTCGAGAGAGAAACGTCCAAAGCATCCACATCACTTCAAAGCCGGCGCCATGAATGTTTTG ACTAGAGTGTCTGGAGTGATGACAAATGCACCATTCATGCTAAATGTGGATTGTGACATGTACGCAAATAACCCACAAGTTGTACTACATGCCATGTGTTATTTTCTTGGTGCTAAGGATGAAAAAGATTGCGGCTTTGTTCAATTTCCACAGTACTTCTACGATGGTTTAAAAGAAGATCCTTACGGAAATCAATTAAAAGTCTTCCACGAG TATTTGGGAAGAGGAATTGGTGGCATTCAAGGGCCATTTTATCAAGGGACAGGATGTTTCCACAGAAGAAAAGTTATATATGGCTTGTCACCAGATGATAAAATATCTGCTG GAGAATTGAAGGATGAGTATCTACAGAAAATTTATGGAAAATCAGAGAAGTTATCAGCATCAGTTGCTAAGACTCTCTCAGGGGGAGAAAATATTATTGAGCAAGTCAATTCAAATTCTCTCTCCAGTTCCATTGAAATAGCACATCAAGTTGGAAGCTGTGGATATGATTTTGGCACAGGATGGGGTCAAAAG CTGGGCTGGCTATATGGTACTGCAACAGAGGATGTCTTAACTGGACTCTTTATCCAAGGAAAGGGCTGGAGATCCGCCTACTGCATACCCGACCCGCCTGCTTTTCTTGGATGTGCACCTTCAGGTGGGCCTGCTTCAATGATCCAACAGAAGAGATGGTCTACTGGGCTATTTGAAATTCTTTTCTGCAGTAAAAGCCCAATTATTGGAACCATCTTTGGGAAGCTTGAATTGAGACAATGCATGGCTTATTTGTATATCCATCTATGGGCCTTGAGATCCATATTTGAAGTTTGTTATGCCATCCTGCCTGCCTATTGCCTCATCACCAATTCCAGATTTTTACCCAAG gcaagtgaatcaagtatgGTTATACCAACATCAATCTTTATCATCTACAATTTGTATGGTTTATCAGAGTATGTTCGAGCAAATGAGCCAATAGAAGCATGGTTGAACAATCAAAGAATGTGGAGGGTCAATGCTATGACTGCATGGCTATTTGGGATTCTAAGTGGTATAACAAAGTTACTTGGACTTTCTGAAACTGCATTTGAAGTTACAAAAAAGGACCAGGGAAATGATGGAGATGACACAGATAACTCCAATATTGGAAGGTTCACATTTGATGAGTCCCCAGTTTTTGTGCCTGGCACTGCAATTCTCTTATTGAACCTTGGTTCCTTGTTCATTGGAGTGATAGATTTCAAAAAAGGAAATCTTGAATGGGGATTAGGAGAAGTTATATGCATTATGTGGGTACTCTTTATGTTTTGGGCATTCTTAAAGGGCTTGTTTGCTAAAGGGAAATATGGGATTCCAACACCAACTATTCTCAAGTCAGGGGCATTGGCATTGTTGCTAATCCATCTTTTCAAATTACCAATAAATTGTAAGTAG